Proteins found in one Helicobacter kayseriensis genomic segment:
- a CDS encoding SDR family oxidoreductase, with the protein MLRDTLHDIQHSTIKSAQQNHKTTALEIIHLPYGINKASFKFIMTEMIQEWSKVYDEQYIQQISQEYPLGIGMPKQITPLICFLLSLDSSWITGQNIIINGGASL; encoded by the coding sequence TTGCTTCGCGATACACTCCATGACATACAACATTCAACAATAAAAAGTGCTCAACAAAATCATAAAACTACAGCATTAGAAATTATACATCTACCATATGGAATCAACAAAGCTTCTTTTAAATTCATAATGACAGAGATGATACAAGAATGGAGCAAAGTTTATGATGAACAATACATTCAACAAATCTCCCAAGAATATCCCTTAGGGATAGGAATGCCAAAACAAATAACTCCACTTATCTGCTTTCTCCTTTCTCTAGATTCAAGTTGGATAACTGGACAAAATATCATCATAAATGGAGGTGCAAGCCTATGA
- a CDS encoding acyl carrier protein, protein MEQKVYRILGDILQIKVDHSTSISMHNTPEWSSIAHIDIIMSLEEEFNILFSEDDLPLLISQEAIISKVSQLVNAQ, encoded by the coding sequence ATGGAACAAAAAGTTTATAGAATCCTTGGTGATATTCTTCAAATAAAAGTCGATCACTCCACCTCAATTTCGATGCACAATACTCCAGAATGGTCATCTATTGCTCACATTGACATCATTATGAGCTTAGAGGAAGAGTTTAATATTCTTTTTTCTGAGGATGATCTACCTCTCTTAATCTCACAAGAAGCTATCATTTCTAAAGTTTCTCAACTTGTTAACGCTCAATAA
- a CDS encoding HAD-IIIC family phosphatase has translation MIDLYSKNLKRSDLLHFQNTCDELIHKSITINIHRNHAFEPVGSIINAFLSQSGLIAKFQIGPYDDSLSFDNLQKSHLEIIWVDLSRYKNNPLEHISKQIKYLKTLTTSPILPIFMDIHCRFNLSHLQEDNVLFLSSFIQQEDLDDKKSSITGTRLGNKACIKIAQFLGLREIPSLLLPSLKAIVLDLDNTLYSGILGEDGIDNLVLTQEHKKLQEKILDYKNKGFLLALASKNEEQHVQEMFHKRKDFPLQWKDFDTKEVNWNPKSQNIQKIAQFFNFGLDSLLFIDDNIAEIESVKSLNIKTILAISPTKVLETLELFPQMHKKAITNEDILRSADIQANQLRQQLSNLSQKEYFQNLQISLIFSIDNLNNIQRITELLNKTNQFISGYTRPTLNQVEEWFRNPHLSIATIAMSDKLSDSGIIAIFIGEKIKHQLALRDLCISCRALGRKLEEIMLFKAISLLKEKLGILSPTTDIYFKKGERNSPFLDFLQKLPQHSASQNIYTTIDEIVNTDGLNIKEEKNERF, from the coding sequence ATGATTGATCTTTATTCAAAAAATCTAAAACGCTCGGATTTGCTTCATTTTCAAAATACCTGCGATGAATTAATTCATAAATCCATTACTATCAATATTCATCGTAATCATGCATTTGAGCCTGTTGGAAGCATCATCAATGCATTTTTATCCCAAAGTGGTTTAATCGCTAAATTTCAAATTGGACCATATGATGATTCTTTGAGCTTTGATAATCTCCAAAAAAGTCATCTAGAAATCATCTGGGTTGATCTTTCTCGCTACAAAAACAATCCCTTAGAACACATATCAAAACAAATCAAGTATCTCAAAACACTTACCACATCCCCAATTCTTCCTATTTTTATGGATATCCACTGCCGATTTAATCTTTCTCATTTGCAAGAAGATAATGTTCTTTTTCTCTCTTCATTTATTCAACAAGAAGATTTAGATGACAAAAAGTCAAGCATTACTGGCACAAGACTTGGGAATAAGGCTTGTATCAAAATTGCACAATTTTTAGGACTTAGAGAAATCCCCTCATTGCTTCTTCCTTCACTCAAAGCAATTGTTCTTGATTTGGACAATACTCTTTATAGTGGAATACTTGGCGAAGATGGGATTGATAATCTTGTTTTAACTCAAGAACATAAAAAACTACAAGAAAAAATCTTAGATTATAAAAACAAAGGCTTTTTATTGGCTCTTGCCTCAAAAAATGAAGAGCAGCATGTTCAAGAAATGTTTCATAAACGTAAAGATTTTCCACTCCAATGGAAAGATTTCGATACAAAAGAAGTCAACTGGAATCCAAAAAGTCAAAATATTCAAAAGATTGCACAATTTTTCAATTTTGGACTTGATTCTCTCCTCTTTATTGATGACAATATCGCAGAAATTGAATCTGTCAAATCCCTTAATATCAAAACAATTCTTGCCATTTCTCCAACAAAAGTGCTAGAAACACTAGAGCTCTTTCCTCAAATGCACAAAAAAGCAATTACCAATGAAGATATACTGCGTTCAGCAGACATTCAAGCAAATCAATTAAGACAACAACTCAGCAATCTCTCTCAAAAAGAATACTTTCAAAATTTGCAAATTTCACTTATTTTCTCTATCGACAATCTTAACAACATTCAACGCATCACAGAACTTCTTAATAAAACCAATCAATTCATCTCCGGTTATACTCGCCCTACGCTAAATCAAGTTGAGGAATGGTTTAGAAATCCACATCTTTCAATTGCTACTATTGCAATGAGTGACAAGCTAAGTGATAGTGGAATTATTGCAATCTTTATAGGCGAAAAGATCAAGCATCAACTCGCATTGCGCGATCTTTGTATTAGCTGCAGAGCACTAGGAAGAAAACTCGAAGAAATCATGCTTTTCAAAGCTATTTCTCTTCTTAAAGAGAAGCTAGGAATTCTCTCACCGACTACAGATATCTACTTCAAAAAAGGAGAAAGAAATTCGCCCTTTTTGGATTTTCTGCAAAAACTTCCTCAACACAGTGCCAGCCAAAATATATATACTACTATCGATGAAATAGTCAATACTGATGGTTTAAATATCAAGGAGGAGAAAAATGAAAGATTTTGA
- a CDS encoding acyltransferase, producing MKDFDSFMQSQYNEGFYSHKELQQIGFASIGKNVLLSRLAKIYGASKISLGNNVRIDDFVILSGKIEIGNFVHIGAFSSITGGNSGVIVGDFCNMSSYCKIFAVSDNFFEGYLAGSCIPANFRKLRDAQVVLERFNNFGSHSLALPESYFPTGSSLGPMSVNLGKKFEEWGYYLGNPARKLSLIDQNQVLKLEKEFLSSIKETMGGGDKQYQTITDIKRIAS from the coding sequence ATGAAAGATTTTGATTCTTTTATGCAGTCCCAATACAATGAGGGATTTTATTCCCACAAAGAGCTTCAACAAATAGGATTTGCATCTATAGGGAAAAACGTTCTACTCTCAAGACTCGCCAAAATCTATGGCGCTTCAAAAATTTCCCTTGGAAACAATGTCAGAATTGATGACTTTGTAATCTTAAGCGGAAAGATTGAAATTGGGAATTTTGTGCACATCGGAGCCTTTTCATCTATAACTGGTGGAAATTCTGGAGTTATTGTCGGAGATTTTTGCAACATGAGCTCTTATTGCAAAATTTTTGCTGTAAGCGATAATTTTTTTGAAGGATACCTTGCTGGCTCATGCATACCCGCTAACTTTAGAAAACTCAGAGATGCTCAAGTCGTCTTGGAAAGATTCAATAACTTTGGAAGCCATAGCCTAGCTCTTCCAGAGAGTTATTTCCCAACTGGATCAAGTCTTGGCCCAATGAGTGTCAATCTTGGAAAAAAATTTGAAGAGTGGGGTTATTATCTTGGGAATCCGGCAAGAAAATTATCTCTTATCGATCAAAATCAAGTCCTAAAACTTGAAAAGGAATTTCTATCTTCCATAAAAGAGACAATGGGGGGGGGGGATAAACAATACCAAACAATAACTGACATCAAAAGGATTGCATCATGA
- a CDS encoding acyltransferase, which produces MNHLMQSQYNEGFYSYEELQKIGFASVGKNVLLSRLARIYGASKISIGNNVRIDDFVILSGKIKIGNFVHIGAFSSITGGDSGVTIGDFCGMSSHVKVLAISDDYSGETLTNPCIPNQYKNITKKQIIIEKHCIVGCGSTILPNAFLSEGSSIGAMSLIVRKTKPWGVYFGIPAKRIKERKKDLLKLEKEFLSSIKETMGGGIN; this is translated from the coding sequence ATGAATCACCTCATGCAATCCCAATACAATGAAGGATTTTATTCATATGAAGAACTTCAAAAAATAGGATTTGCTTCTGTAGGGAAAAATGTCCTACTCTCAAGGTTAGCTAGAATCTATGGTGCTTCAAAAATTTCTATTGGGAACAATGTCAGAATTGATGACTTTGTAATTTTAAGTGGAAAGATTAAAATTGGGAATTTTGTGCACATCGGAGCCTTTTCATCCATCACCGGTGGAGATTCTGGAGTTACTATTGGAGATTTTTGCGGGATGAGTAGTCATGTTAAGGTCCTTGCTATAAGCGATGATTATAGTGGAGAAACCCTTACTAATCCCTGCATACCCAATCAATACAAAAACATTACAAAAAAACAAATTATCATTGAAAAGCATTGCATTGTTGGATGTGGCTCAACAATTCTCCCCAACGCCTTTTTAAGCGAAGGAAGCTCAATAGGAGCAATGAGTCTCATCGTTCGAAAAACAAAACCTTGGGGAGTCTATTTTGGAATTCCAGCAAAAAGAATCAAGGAAAGAAAAAAAGATCTACTTAAACTTGAAAAAGAATTTTTATCTTCTATAAAAGAGACAATGGGGGGGGGGATAAACTAG
- a CDS encoding methionyl-tRNA formyltransferase yields MRKIKIGYFADGIWSHYAFLKIKNDPRFEFAFIVPRFDTQDHTLFDFAQRFSIPYIKSKDINSEEFIKKINHYQSEIFVSMSFNQIFKEPLISLPKLKTINCHAGKLPSYRGRNILNWVLINDEKEFGITVHYIDEGIDTGDIILQRTYPISEQDDYSTLLKKAHIECATVLHEALILFYNHQVFPTPQDHERGFYCPMRILGDELIDWNQNSRNIFNFIRSLNTPNLGAKSYIDQKPITIFKSQLIPNAPNYISTPGVVVGVHKNDIIVKTLDNTIRITDYLFDGKIKIGDRLKNETNL; encoded by the coding sequence GTGCGTAAAATCAAAATCGGATATTTTGCAGATGGAATTTGGTCACATTATGCATTTCTAAAAATAAAAAATGATCCACGATTTGAATTTGCCTTTATTGTCCCACGATTTGACACTCAAGATCACACTCTTTTTGATTTTGCTCAAAGATTTAGTATCCCATACATTAAATCAAAGGACATTAATTCAGAAGAATTTATTAAAAAAATCAATCACTATCAAAGCGAAATTTTTGTCTCTATGAGTTTTAATCAAATTTTCAAAGAACCTCTCATATCTCTTCCTAAACTCAAGACCATCAATTGCCACGCAGGGAAGCTTCCCTCCTATCGGGGAAGAAATATCTTAAATTGGGTCCTCATCAACGATGAAAAAGAATTTGGGATCACCGTTCATTATATAGATGAGGGAATTGATACAGGAGACATTATTCTGCAACGCACTTATCCAATATCAGAGCAAGATGACTATTCAACTCTTCTAAAAAAAGCTCACATAGAATGTGCCACTGTCCTACATGAAGCTTTGATTCTTTTTTACAATCATCAAGTTTTCCCCACTCCACAAGACCATGAGAGAGGCTTCTATTGCCCGATGAGAATTCTCGGGGATGAGCTAATTGACTGGAATCAAAACTCAAGAAACATTTTTAATTTTATTAGATCGCTCAATACCCCAAACTTAGGAGCAAAAAGCTATATTGACCAAAAACCAATAACAATTTTCAAAAGCCAACTTATTCCCAATGCACCAAACTATATTTCTACACCTGGAGTAGTGGTGGGAGTTCATAAGAATGATATAATTGTTAAAACTTTAGACAATACCATCAGAATTACAGATTATTTATTTGATGGGAAAATTAAAATTGGCGATAGGTTAAAAAATGAGACAAATTTATAA
- a CDS encoding GNAT family N-acetyltransferase: MRQIYKYNMKRFLEGELVDLYIPSEKFIQTNQTFEWWNNSKITKFLESGIKRNTLDDQLEYFKNTQNITFFYDDKTSIIGTTILQDINASKKTAIIGFIRGEAKKDNTPPLQTLEAIAHTMDYAFNTLELERIFAIHHIGHIRFSHLLSLLGYRLEGIFRKDFIKNDWSEIDDRIHTVCHREDYNLIISKRGGSLWDQHKKMLQRAKLLPKTPFHILLQDFFNSHRDYYNNIFSL, translated from the coding sequence ATGAGACAAATTTATAAATACAATATGAAGAGATTTCTAGAGGGCGAATTAGTCGACCTATATATCCCATCTGAAAAGTTTATACAAACCAATCAAACCTTTGAATGGTGGAACAATAGCAAAATAACAAAATTTTTAGAATCCGGAATAAAACGAAATACCCTAGATGATCAATTAGAATATTTTAAAAACACTCAAAATATTACCTTCTTTTATGATGATAAAACCTCAATTATAGGAACAACAATACTACAAGATATTAATGCCTCCAAAAAAACAGCAATAATAGGTTTTATTAGAGGAGAAGCAAAAAAAGATAATACCCCCCCCCTACAAACCCTAGAGGCAATTGCACATACCATGGATTATGCTTTTAATACCTTGGAATTAGAAAGAATATTCGCTATTCATCATATTGGTCATATTCGCTTTTCGCATCTTCTATCTCTACTTGGATATAGACTAGAGGGCATCTTTCGAAAGGATTTTATTAAAAATGATTGGAGCGAGATTGATGACAGAATTCATACTGTATGCCATAGAGAAGACTACAATCTAATCATTTCAAAGAGAGGAGGATCATTGTGGGATCAACACAAAAAAATGCTTCAAAGAGCAAAATTACTTCCAAAAACCCCTTTTCATATTCTCTTACAAGACTTTTTTAATTCTCACCGTGACTATTACAACAATATTTTTTCACTCTAA
- a CDS encoding ATP-grasp domain-containing protein — MNKLTILITTVGGLTSPDLIYALKNNGEREVELHGIDAFEWAVCRTMVNCFDVSPNSAEDERGFVDFIKNYIEKYHIDIIIPCGNEDNLVLAKYKDQIKIPILVGDYHHLISAYDKGAVYHSLQKHLPQHAPKFQIIKTLDDFYQALDFLDFPKNKIVIKPRFGRGGRGVYIIGNQFNFDHFFHKKPENEVDIATIENILKQQKTFEELIVMEYLTPPFVSAYSLCHNGENLLTLEHIREWGSASQTYRGVVSYNEELEHLCSKVIEIFNLTYANNMELAYTQDGRLVLFDLNPRLGASSSIDTDLGFNFPYLAIKLLLGEEVKINKSGLPSKSRFLRYFSFLWL; from the coding sequence ATGAATAAGCTCACAATCCTAATTACGACAGTTGGTGGCCTTACGAGTCCGGATCTTATTTATGCCCTTAAAAATAATGGAGAACGAGAAGTAGAGCTTCATGGAATCGATGCCTTTGAATGGGCCGTATGTAGAACCATGGTTAACTGTTTTGATGTCTCTCCCAATAGCGCGGAAGATGAGAGGGGGTTTGTAGACTTTATTAAAAACTACATAGAGAAATATCATATCGATATTATTATTCCTTGTGGCAATGAAGACAATCTAGTGCTAGCAAAATACAAAGATCAGATTAAGATTCCTATTCTTGTGGGCGATTATCACCATTTGATCTCTGCTTATGATAAGGGTGCAGTTTATCATTCTCTCCAAAAACATCTTCCACAACATGCCCCCAAATTTCAAATCATCAAAACACTTGATGATTTTTATCAAGCTCTAGACTTTTTGGATTTCCCAAAAAATAAGATTGTGATTAAGCCTCGTTTTGGAAGAGGTGGAAGAGGAGTTTATATCATAGGAAATCAGTTCAACTTTGATCATTTTTTTCACAAAAAACCAGAAAATGAAGTTGATATTGCGACAATTGAAAATATCTTGAAGCAACAAAAAACCTTTGAAGAACTGATTGTCATGGAATATCTCACCCCTCCATTTGTTAGTGCTTATTCCCTATGCCACAATGGAGAAAATCTTCTAACACTCGAACACATTAGAGAATGGGGAAGTGCTTCGCAAACTTATCGTGGAGTCGTTTCGTACAATGAAGAGTTAGAGCATTTATGTTCCAAAGTCATTGAAATCTTCAACTTAACTTATGCCAACAATATGGAACTAGCATATACACAAGATGGCAGATTAGTACTATTTGATCTCAATCCTAGACTTGGTGCAAGTAGTTCGATTGACACCGATTTGGGATTTAATTTTCCCTATCTTGCTATCAAGCTTCTCTTGGGAGAAGAAGTCAAAATCAACAAAAGCGGCCTTCCTTCTAAATCTCGCTTCTTAAGATATTTTTCTTTCCTGTGGCTTTAA
- a CDS encoding HAD family hydrolase — translation MRAYILDLDNTLYDENQYLYYVFLDFWNSHNLENQIFHAICKKVLSDEVRIKSKDIFKTFLEASPLGYSSEYHDQLFLIYSSIQCNLSLYPDAQDFLHRLKTLNIPFVILTNGPIQAQKNKILNLNIPSDLVCYAREFGIEYEKPHPKAFLRALDFLNLSPQHCYMIGDNPLTDIKGAHQVGITPIWLKRGYAQFLEPQFQNNKSIETFWELEKI, via the coding sequence ATGAGAGCTTATATCCTAGATCTTGACAATACGCTTTATGATGAAAATCAATATCTCTATTATGTTTTTTTGGATTTTTGGAATAGTCACAATTTAGAAAATCAGATTTTTCACGCAATCTGCAAAAAAGTCCTATCAGATGAAGTTAGAATTAAGTCCAAGGATATTTTCAAAACCTTTTTAGAAGCTTCTCCCCTTGGCTATTCTTCAGAGTATCACGATCAGCTTTTTTTGATTTATTCCTCAATTCAATGCAATCTTTCTTTATATCCAGACGCTCAAGATTTCTTGCATAGACTCAAAACTCTCAATATCCCTTTTGTTATTTTGACAAATGGTCCAATTCAAGCACAAAAAAATAAAATTCTAAATCTCAATATTCCGAGTGATTTAGTCTGCTATGCAAGAGAATTTGGAATCGAATATGAAAAGCCTCATCCCAAAGCTTTCTTAAGAGCTCTAGATTTTTTAAATCTCTCCCCACAACACTGCTATATGATCGGAGATAATCCACTCACTGATATCAAAGGCGCTCATCAAGTTGGAATCACACCAATCTGGCTCAAAAGGGGATATGCACAATTTTTAGAACCTCAATTTCAAAACAATAAATCCATTGAAACCTTTTGGGAATTGGAAAAAATATGA
- a CDS encoding N-acetylneuraminate synthase family protein, whose product MDLTSLKEPYIIAEIGCNHNGDIDLAIEMINQAKRCGANAVKFQFFDEKLCTNKYLDELDKGIVKLENVDKWESKGLNLHNIRDQIRAFSNTKEEFQLLRDYCKKINIDFGCTAEDAYGVEVVSSLDSDFLKIASNDLNNPSTIQAAIQSQKPIIISTGMASLEEIDLAYSLFREANYKNFALLHCVSIYPPRNEIVNLNFINTLQSIYDCEIGYSDHTLGYSISLAAIAKGAKIIEKHFTLDKNMEGWDHKVSADPKDLEIICKEGKNIFECLGNRYKVVSQDELEKREKFRKSATSARDIKEGEIITDQDIVYRRPGTGITPVEAKWLIGRKARQDISEDTTLLWDYFV is encoded by the coding sequence ATGGATTTAACCTCATTAAAAGAACCCTATATTATAGCAGAAATAGGATGCAATCATAATGGAGACATAGATTTGGCAATAGAGATGATCAATCAAGCCAAACGCTGTGGAGCCAATGCTGTAAAATTTCAATTCTTTGACGAAAAATTGTGTACAAATAAATATTTAGATGAACTTGATAAAGGAATTGTTAAACTTGAAAATGTAGACAAATGGGAAAGCAAAGGTTTAAATCTCCATAATATTCGAGATCAAATTAGAGCTTTCTCCAACACCAAAGAAGAATTTCAACTTTTAAGAGATTATTGCAAGAAAATTAATATTGATTTTGGATGCACAGCAGAAGATGCTTATGGCGTAGAAGTTGTTTCTTCGTTGGATAGCGATTTTTTAAAAATTGCTTCAAATGATCTAAATAATCCCAGCACAATTCAAGCAGCAATTCAATCCCAAAAACCTATTATAATTTCTACAGGTATGGCCTCCTTAGAAGAAATTGATTTAGCTTATTCTCTTTTTAGGGAAGCAAATTACAAAAACTTCGCATTGTTGCATTGCGTATCCATTTATCCACCACGCAATGAAATTGTTAATCTAAACTTTATCAATACCCTACAGTCTATCTATGATTGCGAAATTGGCTATTCTGACCACACTCTAGGATATTCTATCTCTCTTGCAGCAATCGCCAAGGGAGCCAAGATTATCGAAAAGCACTTTACTCTTGATAAAAATATGGAAGGATGGGACCACAAAGTTTCAGCTGATCCAAAAGATTTGGAAATTATTTGCAAAGAAGGGAAAAATATCTTTGAATGTCTTGGCAATAGATACAAGGTAGTCTCTCAAGATGAGCTTGAAAAACGAGAAAAATTTAGAAAAAGTGCCACATCGGCAAGAGATATCAAAGAGGGTGAAATTATCACTGATCAGGATATTGTCTATAGACGTCCAGGCACAGGCATCACCCCAGTAGAAGCAAAGTGGCTAATCGGAAGAAAAGCTCGACAAGATATTAGCGAAGACACAACTCTTCTTTGGGATTATTTTGTCTAA